The Myxococcus xanthus genome contains the following window.
ACGAACCAGGAGGAACTGCGCGTGCTGGAGGAGACGGCGGTGGACCTGGGGCGCGTGGAGAAGGTGGTGAAGGGCCGGGCGGCGGCGGGTGACTCCAGCCGGTATGACGTGGAGCGCATCGAGGTGGAGAGCCGCGCGCTGGAGGTGGAGGTGCTGAACGCTCGCGTCAACGTGGCCGACGCCTCCGGACGGCTGGCCGCGTTGCTCGGCATGGAAGGGTGGCACCCGAAGGCGCAGGGCTCGTTGCGGACCACCGAATCCCTGCCGGACCTGCCACTCCTGTGGGAGTCCGCCCAGCAGCGTCGGCCGTCGCTGGTGGCGGCGCGCGCGCGGCAGGCCGTGGCACGAGGCGGTCTGGACGTGGCCCGCAGGGAGCGGCTGCCAGTGCCGTCCGTGGCGGCGGGTGTCATGTTCACCCGGAACGAGCAGAGCACCATCGCCCTGGTGGGCGTGGGACTGCCGTTGCCGCTCTTCGACCGGAACCAGGGCGCCGTCGCCCGCGCGTCCGCGGAGATGCAGGCCGAGGCCCGCGCACTGGAAGCGGAGCTGGCCGAGGCCCGCGCGGAGCTGTCCCGGGCTCACGCCGTCCTGGAGGGTCGCAAGGGCGCGTTGGCGCGGCTGGAGCACGACGTGGTGGAGCGGCTGCCCACGGTGCGCCGGATGGCCGAGGACGCCTACCGCGAGGGGCGCGGAGGCATCCTGGAGTTACTGGACGCGTTCCGCTCGCTCAAGGACATGCGCGTGCTTCACCTGAAGCAGCAGGAGACGGTGAAGCTCGCTGAAGCCTCGGTGCTCTTCGCGGCGGGGCTGGATACAGCGCCCTGACGGGAGCTTGCGTTCGCGCCTGGCGGAGGTGCCCCGGCATGGCGGGGCATCACGCCAGGCGCGGGCGCGGGGCTCAGGGCAGGGTGGGCACGCGGTCGAAGTCCATGGTGCTCATGGGCGCGAAGGCCTCGAAGCGGTCCTCGCGGTGCTCTTAAGTAGGTCGCCAGAAGCATGCACAACTTCTGGGGGATGCGACCGGCAAGGAGCCCTGCCGAACTGGGGCTGACGGCAGACGACAGGCGGAAGCTGGAGTGGGCGCTGCGGCAGACACGCGACGCTCGCCACTTCCGTCGCCTTCTGGCCATCACGCTCATCGCCGAGGGCAAGGGCCCTGGCGAAGCTGCGCACCTGGCGGCCGCTGGACCTCTCGCCACAGGAAGCCCTCTGCAAGGCAGGCTGCCTCGCCGAGGGCTTCTGGCTGCGCGATTGGTTGGAGAATTTCTTTAGGGCAGCTCGCGCAAGAACTGCACGACCACGGCTCCCAGTCGCTCGGGTTGGTCAAACGGAAGACCGTGGGCGGCGTTCTGTACCTGTTCGATTCGCACACGTGGGTTGAGGCTCCGCAGTCCCATTGCCATCTCGAGCGTGACGACGGGGCTGCGGTCTCCAATGACGAGGAGGGTCGGGACGCCAATCGCGCTCATCACGTCGCGATACTCGGGGTTGGGCGGCGTGAGAACGTCGAAGGCGCCCAGGCGGGTGTTCAGTCTCGCCTCGGCAAGAAGGTCGATGATTTCGGGCGAGCGATGCGGGTTGCGGGCTCGGGCCTGTGCAACGAGGTCAGACTTGTGCAAGCCGAGGGCCCAGCGGTGTTGGTCGGCGACGTCGCTGTCGCGCACCTCGCGTTGACGCTCGGGGCTCAAGAATGTCGGGTCGACCAGGATGAGGCCGCGGAGGCCCCCCGTCCCTCGACTCGCCACCACTGCGGCGGTCATTCCGCCCATCGAGTGGCCAAGCAGCACCGGACGAGAGAGCTCCAGACCGCGGATGATGCCCACGACGTCGTTCGCGTGGTCGTCGTACCGGTAGCCGTGGTGCGGCGTGCTCGAACCGCCGTGCCCTCTGGCGTCGGGCATGACGACGTCGAATTGACCTTCGAGCACACGCGCCAGGGGAGTCCAGCAGGCGCCGTTCCCCATCAGTCCATGGAGCAGAACGACGGGAGGGTTGGCACCTCCGGTCCGGAGGTAGTGGATGTTGATGCCGTTCGTTTCGCAGACTCCACTCATCCAGGTCGTCATGGAGCTGTTCCTACCTGATCGCGAGGCCAGCTCGCAGCGAGCCAGCGCCCTGGGTGCCCCGCTGGCGGAGGCCTCGGTGCTGTTCGCTGCCGGCTTGGACTCAGTGCCCTGAGGAATGGGAGCCGCTCGCGCCTGGCGAAAGGACCGCGCCAGGCGCGGGCGCGGGGCTCAGGGCAGGGTGGGCACGCGGTCGAAGTCCATGGTGCTCACGGGCGCGAAGGCCTCGAAGCGGTCCTCGCGGTGGTCCAGGGCGCGGGCCTTCTGGATGAGGGCGCCCAGCTCCGCCACGTCATCGCGGGCCTTCAGCGGCTGACCGATTTCCTCCCAGAAGGAGAACAGGGCGTCATAGGTCAGCGGGCGCACCCAGTAGGAACCGCGCAGCTTCTCCGCGAAGGCGGCGGCCACATAGGACAGCCGCGTGGGCGGCGCTGCGCGGCCGTAGGCGGGACGGAGGACGCTCGACGGCAGGGGCTTCTCGATGAGCTTCGAGTCCCCACCCTCCGGCGCCTTGTAGCGGATGCGCAGCGTGCCGAAGGACGCGGAGGGCTCGGTCAGCTTCACCTCGTAGAGCGCGGTGACGGCGTGGCCCGCGCCGATTTCACCCGCGTCCACGCGGTCATCGGCGAACTGCTCCTTGGTGAGCATGCGGTTCTCGTAGCCAAGCAGGCGGTAGTGGGACACGGCCTTCGGGTCGAACTCCATCTGGAGCTTCACGTCCTTGGCCACCACCTGGAGCGTGCCGGTGAGGTCGCGCACGAAGATGCGGTGCGCCTCTTCAATCCGGTCCACATAGGCGTAGTTGCCCTCACCCACCTGGGACAGGCGCTCCATCAGCACGTCGT
Protein-coding sequences here:
- a CDS encoding alpha/beta fold hydrolase, which gives rise to MTTWMSGVCETNGINIHYLRTGGANPPVVLLHGLMGNGACWTPLARVLEGQFDVVMPDARGHGGSSTPHHGYRYDDHANDVVGIIRGLELSRPVLLGHSMGGMTAAVVASRGTGGLRGLILVDPTFLSPERQREVRDSDVADQHRWALGLHKSDLVAQARARNPHRSPEIIDLLAEARLNTRLGAFDVLTPPNPEYRDVMSAIGVPTLLVIGDRSPVVTLEMAMGLRSLNPRVRIEQVQNAAHGLPFDQPERLGAVVVQFLRELP
- a CDS encoding TolC family protein; translated protein: MRHFTAWGVLCLLMAGPARAVQADTPSPERLTQERTRSEATSPDLLTQEQRRSEVAPPEHITLEQALSLLDERSPWAAAERSRIDVAAADRVEASILPNPSFSYGTQLLAAGVNTGSSVVHELSLEQPLMIFGQRGVRRELAERNVSAEQARVKASLAERALAVREAFAALLTNQEELRVLEETAVDLGRVEKVVKGRAAAGDSSRYDVERIEVESRALEVEVLNARVNVADASGRLAALLGMEGWHPKAQGSLRTTESLPDLPLLWESAQQRRPSLVAARARQAVARGGLDVARRERLPVPSVAAGVMFTRNEQSTIALVGVGLPLPLFDRNQGAVARASAEMQAEARALEAELAEARAELSRAHAVLEGRKGALARLEHDVVERLPTVRRMAEDAYREGRGGILELLDAFRSLKDMRVLHLKQQETVKLAEASVLFAAGLDTAP